atttttgtgtgtaaaaTTTGTAGCTTTGATCATTATAGCTACACCATATCGAAATTCCTTTTTGACCACAACTCCCATCTGTGGTCGTGAAATCTTTAGCATGAATACACTTCTAGCTTTGATATAGTTTACtcaaaatctattgttatttacttatctccttttttttacatcaatctCCGTTTCCTATTTTATTGGCCCAACTTTATTTTTCCAGCCGTAAAGGACAGTTAAAAGACATtggtaaagagagagagggaagataGAGGCTGACGTTATTGATGCttaattccttttatttttgttttattctgatGAGCGATGATTTCTCACTCACCACCATCTGCTTGTCCTCTCGATTCTTCAGAGCACAATCTTagtttgtgtgtatatattctCAGAAGTCAGACCATCtggtaaaaaaaatcacatgctTGCTCGCTGCCTATGTTTTACCCCATCCCTTGATCACATATAAATAGTGCACTGCAACATTGATAATGAATGAAAACTAATATTAAACAACATCTATATgtgaatatatttttgaatgagTTTGCCAGAGCATTTGCGCATGAAACGACACAACAAATACAATAATTGATCCAACTCCGCAAGGCATCCATGGAATTTTACTCTGCATTTTTTGCttgaatatattaatattaggATAGGATCAACAAAAAATCATTTACCTTGAACTTTTCACATGTTTGACGAAGATATGATAGACAATATTATAAACATTAGAAAGGNCTTGAACTTTTCACATGTTTGACGAAGATACGATAGACAATATTATAAACATTAGAAAGGAAGTACTTACGATAAACTTTCATAATGACTATATCACCACCTCTcatcctttttctttgttaaaccCCACAGAGCGACGAAaatcctcttttttcttttcttttaaagtgATTCATGCGGAGAAGCCTATGAACAaaccaatatacataaatacaataaaattcaaaacaataaacCGGTTACAAGCTATGCATTACAATTACAAACGATGTGAAACTTTAAAAtgcaagcaaaacaaaactcagTTACGGCAGCAAGATAGCTAAACTTCTCATTGTTCTAAAGAGGACTTACGCCTTTTCCTgctaaaaaatttaaccaagcttggaacttttttcttcttcttgattacaAAGAATGTTGGAGTCGCTCTGTTCCCTGATGAGTATCTTCTCGACTTCCCTCCTTGAACCGGTGTGAACTTCCCGCTCAGCCTTACCGATTTTCTTACCGGTCTAGGAGAGTTGATCAAGCCTTTGTCTCCTGAGTTCTCTTTGTGACTTTGAAGCAATTTTCTTATAGGTTTAGGAGACCTGATCACGCCATAGTCTTCTGACTTCTGCTTTAACTTTTGAATCTCATTTTGGACTAGTCTCTTTATCGATAGCAACCTATGCATCCTGAACGATGCCCTTTCTTCTTCCACCATTGTTTTCCCACTCACTCTCTTTAAAGATTCCATCCTTAACAAAATCGCGTTAGTGCTAGCCTTGAGTGCTTCAACCCACGCCAATGCAGCTTCCACTTTCTTCTCTGCAGTTTCTTTCGCGTGACAAGCTTGTCCACTCAAATACTCGTACTCAAATCTTGAGATTGTGATGGTTGAACTTCTCAGCGATTCCATTTCCCCAGTTTTCATTGTCTTCTCTGCCATAGACTCGAGCTTCTCGAGAGCTAAAGCCTCTGCGTGCTTAGCTTTCTCAAGCTCATCTAACTTTGAAAGCaactctttctccttttcaccAATTCCTATTTCGGTTTTATGTACCTCACTCTTGATGACCGTTGCTTCTTCTTTAAGCTCAAACTCCTCTTTCTTTGCAGCTTCTTTATCATTCTTTAGCTTCTCAAATGAAGTAGTTAAATTGTCAGCAAGAGAGCTGATTCTTTCTTCAGCTGCAGATACTGCTTCTAATTGATCATTCGCAATAAGAAGCTTCGAATTGAGTCTCTCAATCACTACATCATCCTTTTGTATCGTCTTCTCAAACcgtgttgtttcttgtttggcTTCACCGTGTAGTATCATTCCTCTGAACTTTCCTCTCCACTGAAGACGGAAGAAACAACCTCTTATGTTTCTATACAAAGCCCCATCACGCAGAGCGTGTTCGAATTTGGGAAGGTGGGTGACGTCAATGGAGCCTTGCATCAAAGTAGACTGCAAAAGagggaaataaaaaacaaaatggtaaGTAAATATTTCAGAATGAATGAAGGGGAGAATGGAGAATGAGGGCACCTTTTCGTCAATCAGAAGGAAATCAACCCCCATGAGTTGTCCGCCTTTTTAACGTTTCGAGCAGGCCAGAAACGGAGGATCCCACGCTCTGCAACATTGTGCAACTCATCATCAGTCACAGTGATACTATCatacctaaaaaaaaactatgaaaaatcaTGGAATTATAATGTCTCTTCACCAACACGAAGCAATTCATCGAACAGTTTCGGTTCATCGAAAATCTCAAATTGAGATTTGCAATTTCTAAATTCTCCATAAATCTCATAAGAAGAGAAGCTTAAAAATCAGTTCCACATGCATCAACGAATCATCCAGTCCACAAAATCTCAAATTACACAAAAGTAAAGGAAGATACAGAATTAGTGTAAGTACCTGTAGCGAGGATCGAAGGGAGAGACGATGAAGCAACAAAGCTTAATATGACGGTTTGAACGACCGCGGCTCCGACTCCGAGCGGCAGAAGAAGACCTTTGCTGAAACTGTAATGACTCATTGTCCCTTCTCTCGATAAATGTTCGGCCGCCACATCTTCCGTCTCCAAAATAACTCCACCGTTGTTCTTCTCCGGCCAAAACcactccatcttcttcttcttcttcttcttatccttctcCATACCGATCGatgaaggaaaaaagaaaaaagagagagatctgaGATTTACGATACATAAGAGAGATCAAGTGGAAAGCATTCTATAGGAATTCAAGTAACACAGGAAAGTAGTGGGACTTCAATTGAAAGAGAGAACATTGAAAGAATGGAATTACAGtttcaaaggaaaacaaaacgaTAGAGATGGAAGTGAGGAAGGCTGAAGAAGACGGGTCGGTTGAGGTCGCACAAAGCGGACGGTGACGTTGACCTTCGTGAAAAAGAGTTTTATTTGCAGAACATACTATACATCGAATAATAATATATTGGGCcctgaaagaaacaaaaaactggGCTTTCAAAGACATAAATTCATACGAATATGGGCTGTGCCGAAAATTTGAGTTTATTAAACAGAGAGAATTGCTGACGTGGCTGCacaagaagaaaggaaaaggtaactttatatatatagatagatgtCTCTAATCtaatcatttaatttattaCTAGAGAGCAATTATCAAATTTGTGAGAATCTGGCTGCATAAAAgaactttattatatatttcactcttcattattgtttattttaatttgttgtgattttatatgtttttggatTAAGGTGTTTTAGGtaatttcattatttgttgacaaaaaacaaatgGTAAGGTGGACTTTGGACTAAAACAATAGTAGTATGAACTTCTTCCAGTCATTCACAATCACATGGATAATGACATAGTGTGCAATCAAAACCGGTAAcatctttgaatatttttagaataaaacATAATTGGCTTTGTCACAAATAATGTAAGTTTCAAACATTAAGAATATTGTTATAGAATTAGTGTGAGTATACATCACCTGCACAAGTTTCCCTCCTTCATGCAATCCATCACAACAAGTGTCCCTCCTTATGCAATACATGTGACACTTGTTTACTTGACTCACCACTTGTCACCAACATCTCTATGCATGTCTTTGTCTCCTCCCTCTATAAATAAGATCTATGTACAAGAGAATGTGCAATAGAGAGAAGTCTTATTATTTCTCTAAGTTTCTCTCTAGCTTCTCTCTAAAATACATACACTCATCTCTCTAGATCTCTTCTCTGTTGATTCTTCTCATAATAAAGTACTTGTTACCTCCAACCTCATAATATAgttcacaacacgttatcagctgTCTTTACCGCTGGAGCTTTTACGAGGTAAGTAAGTTTATATTGTTcaattatgtttatagaacaTAATTATTATAGACATCATGAAATTGTGtcttttccggattgatcgtCATAAGTTGTAGGCGTTCCCTCCTCTACGATCAAATCTATAGCTAAATCATATCCGGATAGATTGTtagatatatggtaggctctgcctccttcacgatcaaataaaagctatgtCTTTTCCAGATAGACAGAAcgttatatatggtaggctttgcctcctttacgattatatataaagttatataatatttggattgatcatTTGATATAGTAGGCTTTGTCCTTCCATCACGATCTAACAAAAGGCTATGTCCTTTCTAGAAAGATCGGTTTTGTCTTCTATACGATCAAATATAAGGCTATGTCATTtccggattgatcgttatacatatagaggttctgcctcattcgtgatcaaataaaaagctttgtcttttccgGCTTGATCGTTATATATGATAGGCTCTGCTACTCTACgatcaaaaaaaagttatgtctattaaattcttatatacaAGGCTATagctcttattttattttctgcatttatatgtttgtttatttaattttgtttattcgtaaaaaaaataactatatgtgttatatgagatttaaagacaatgaaatgtctttaaaatcaaaaatatatttctcttatgagAATATATGAAGCACATGTCAGTATATCATAGACAGTGCAAACATAATTGGAAGGTCTAGATGAGTTAGTCCCTCGACTTCCAAAGACATCAGATTCATAATTATCGATGTCTAGTGTTCTCCAAAGTGAAAAAAACTCATGGAGTTTTAATGACATtttgtcttaataaaattattatgttgagactataaataaatatggtatcgCATGTTCAACCGTATTGGAGACACGcatgtttatataattatatcatgcaaaaataaagatggcaaaatgatagtaaatatgaaattcTCTAATGCTTCAAGCATAGCTTTACCGGTCAAGCCATCCCGGTCaatcaatgatattaaaaatcattatgaatTTATTTAGAGAAACAAAAGTTGTTTTAAAAGTATTGCATGCCTCAATGAGGTTATAAGCATTACACTTCATTCATATTTTAGGTAACATCTAATTAATGttgaatttatttaagtttatttaaattcatttaaatttctatttattgttttatggAGTCGATGGTTATATACCTCCTCCTTAATTTTGTAGTAGGCTATGCCTCCAGAATCATATAGTGTTAGCCCATTCACCATCCTTTTGGATTAACAAggtcattgtatatatatgatggtttgatttctttaataaatcccaaattaaaccctaaatatAACCGATTTAAAAAGAAGATTTGGTCAAAGGTGAATGGACATAAAAGTCATCATCTTGAGAAGGGGTAATACTAATCTCACATCTTATAATGATCTAAGATAATAGACATAACTGAAATCGGTATGTTGTTGATCCTAATGTGGGATTCAGTACGAGATGAATGAActccaagagttatcatctcaagggggagaattaaaggaatcccacatcgacaataagtcgataaactttggtgaatttgacaccCCATAGCGATATAACTATGGTGAAGTCATATCCTatagtttatcacatatatatgtcgCATATGATAAAGTGGAACATCAATAATGTTCACTCTTGAAATGAGCTATAATGAATCGTTCATAGCGCAACCCATAGAGATTGCAGAACGGTTCTTGGTGATTTAATCTCCATGTCAAAACATGGAACATGCAGTTTTGCATGTagtcaatattatatatgagaccaacaatttaaatagaaatatttcTCCCATGTTATGTATTCATGGTTGGAgatcaaatatttttcattttgaatcttatgggtgtgtgatatatatattttaaaatgctcCTCTACACCgcataaaaatatcatccaaagaggatgaaatatatagatgcgGGAGATGAGTCTCCGCTCTAATAATAGAGAGCCATCTTATAAAAGATGTGCGtattgcaagatttgcatatcatcaaGTTGGATGATAAAAGTTCCTCTTCATTATGGGAGAATCATTGAATAGTTTGAatctttgaacaaatgaatacaatgaatatgaacttgaaagttcaaaagatcactattcataatatatattacaaatcaaatgcaaaaacgcTGAAGGatgagatttcatataattattgatcctcacataaataaatatgaacatGAAGTTCTAAGAAATCTCACATCCTATCTAAAAATGCTCCAATAAAAACATGTCTCTGACGGATGACATATTAAGTCTATGACACATAAGAAACGTGATAGACTACTTTGGTTCCTAAGATAATTAAAATCCTCGAAAAAGgagcaaattaaaaagagaattatATTCTCAAAAGAGGAGCAAATGAACTCATAAAGAGGAGGAGATAGACTCTTTAAGAAGAGCTAATAGACTCCCAGAGAGGAGCACATAGACTCCTAAAGAGGAGCAAGATACTCCTCAAGAGGAGTAAATAAAccgattgatatggttaataatgaaattttggtacctgaataaaatcatttatataatgattaaagagatctcgattaaccatgtcattacgggaaatatggaaccaaagacataatgtcgacaaaaaaaatattatatcgtCAATGTGATTTATGAGGATCATAAATCTCCGCTCTGTGAAagt
The Camelina sativa cultivar DH55 chromosome 15, Cs, whole genome shotgun sequence DNA segment above includes these coding regions:
- the LOC104747015 gene encoding protein PLASTID MOVEMENT IMPAIRED 2-like isoform X1, which translates into the protein MGVDFLLIDEKSTLMQGSIDVTHLPKFEHALRDGALYRNIRGCFFRLQWRGKFRGMILHGEAKQETTRFEKTIQKDDVVIERLNSKLLIANDQLEAVSAAEERISSLADNLTTSFEKLKNDKEAAKKEEFELKEEATVIKSEVHKTEIGIGEKEKELLSKLDELEKAKHAEALALEKLESMAEKTMKTGEMESLRSSTITISRFEYEYLSGQACHAKETAEKKVEAALAWVEALKASTNAILLRMESLKRVSGKTMVEEERASFRMHRLLSIKRLVQNEIQKLKQKSEDYGVIRSPKPIRKLLQSHKENSGDKGLINSPRPVRKSVRLSGKFTPVQGGKSRRYSSGNRATPTFFVIKKKKKVPSLVKFFSRKRRKSSLEQ
- the LOC104747015 gene encoding protein PLASTID MOVEMENT IMPAIRED 2-like isoform X2, which gives rise to MGVDFLLIDEKSTLMQGSIDVTHLPKFEHALRDGALYRNIRGCFFRLQWRGKFRGMILHGEAKQETTRFEKTIQKDDVVIERLNSKLLIANDQLEAVSAAEERISSLADNLTTSFEKLKNDKEAAKKEEFELKEEATVIKSEVHKTEIGIGEKEKELLSKLDELEKAKHAEALALEKLESMAEKTMKTGEMESLRSSTITISRFEYEYLSGQACHAKETAEKKVEAALAWVEALKASTNAILLRMESLKRVSGKTMVEEERASFRMHRLLSIKRLVQNEIQKLKQKSEDYGVIRSPKPIRKLLQSHKENSGDKGLINSPRPVRKSVRLSGKFTPVQGGKSRRYSSGNRATPTFFVIKKKKKVPSLVKFFSRKRRFSA